A section of the Venturia canescens isolate UGA chromosome 11, ASM1945775v1, whole genome shotgun sequence genome encodes:
- the LOC122417733 gene encoding uncharacterized protein, translating to MHRRRVRVDWNRIGSIDIDRVIGERDFSTIDDNVNNVVDYCLESEYDVKILDSNFVKLFRLAQLAVEYLLYCKQYLDHSVVILKEELRSKQNENSELRDELCAKEKSIKELRDKLKERSRIIETKLSDSHGEAHKCPECPKTFVSALFMNAHLSRRHPNVSRVSLSSPAHEQYRAETEKLHNEIKSLKERLNLTERVIRNETDKFFSSDNVDSRDNRETRTNDKSDAQNHRGRDDLIEEQHRRYQEEIGHLKATIFDEIRNLKFADKYPPEKSDDDPNLKELVREQQNEISRLRQQLSTKQNTEIERAETRRENQEEVWQSKMENLESRYRADIEKLYDKLKSTQESADRMRIDYMTRISDLERREASVESELVQARNAMNFNPKMKIFEEDKPGGTESLKSRSFREKKAPKKFLEEDESSDSGSETSSSKIESPRNEKPSRKAEETKCSKIETPRSEKPSRKDEEIKSARVKRRERESKETRQNSRKAPPDFRESLKNGDSKKRFSESLNRRTPHQVREYSEKKNQPQSGLQETEITPKKPRLVEEKKSSGKKLEIDGNSESISDEDSESWLESESSENSSGSEFEEEPIDEKRKTGRSENRLISIDRPLDDKPFSSLDLPIPRERGLEIFHSKLRELGIDPEWRGIPDATFKQVFEIVRHHRSINSKKYRKFEDIRRKLMGQLSRNLAVKEKDLKIQDSMERSQIERLVTNVRSKVSKALNILEKNDGSYSTNKLARREKPEVPKFPVDRSPSRRALETKKLVQPRGSLTSENSYENEPTRESRNSNLRRRTVGKDAGNEQKHLSHSYESIKDFIRDTNPHQPKSIFNVSGTLVASTPQKTEAILIGDSPLNANAAVRSSKHETAGSGLSTINSPRNNNKSVLKSSIGGSIGNLAKKKVLFDLQSSDVEERARDSPSIHLAAREPENLERNEKISSESDFEISSIHDEREQHRNDSGEAAKVLLLKTSQSEKIAQISQQIEQQLSIARRKPAGAIEAMFLEKFSLESEKKDSPSKLYESVKSPRSLSFENSVGSKNAQRNPSDRQSRDFRYPSTHKLEDDTKDTNLDLDIDELLRMESKWDTPMNGTVRQSETVDCPGLAEQMGKLEQSSWATIESGTAWDTGISENCSQSKTVDFCDHKFGTQSVIIIGENKKFEKNGDRSSCRVVGLQNRNGQRRRVSFDRGSNILRTMRRKNEPALSPVDIILKSYQEDSESETSSTGSQDIENDNFWPTVTIELSEDYDSYNRQPVENYLFEYRNLDKEEEEKYWNNRKNESTTRETIGNITEDKVTPTLETSNSSFWNNSETRDDNELNNNEAAVQHSIDADTLNQLDVYKNEEKIFYEKPKLNIQSVTYLYDSVLPTSVKCMNYVNSIEVDSEPLLEDFGCLEEESSTEEVKIGEKESAVETGSLREAVDSKSLKKCVKSQRSNETIDSEVKNEDLPLELEVDVEVVELTKSVKEVIQFPEIEEIAETAKSNERTVTPLSNEPETVDSSSSVDKEETNEALLPTIDHVDLINLYNEAFYFEEQSSYAKIEEIDLLSSIGRDIGVDLEKYVQPIPDLVAMETVQQIAPRSLPTIIKEPNLRADTNKLLDHEMPDISSADTRKKEKMARNQARRRLNSHSAPGQTRRPDKRRADHIVDNGPGGFDVYNIETAMPKIDLDAIESHLRAAREEERRRRNDREEIRRRLAMGPDAEDLRAERGRKPSLQSRLQSGMNLQICFMNESPSDTESPSSEKDSSPSASDLSSLSKIEQQSHRFASRPQLLSLPPLRVDTANPTSCSASSSSSVEPLDEADFFARQARLQTEARMALAQAKEMAHMQMEVERQRLKQSPITEMVRSSLEKVGVQLGEDRRRLSRVLLTELNVAQLQVVANDLHARIAMLNEALVEGLLRRDDLHMEQDSMLVDVEDLTRYLGAKQESLRKCSSCSRESQEQKQQQQQHQEKTIMVGPSSKNRGIQRTLRATSSLTREKMVKCLSSRRAA from the exons ATGCATCGAAGACGAGTGCGCGTCGATTGGAATCGCATCG GTTCAATCGACATCGACCGAGTGATAGGAGAAAGAGATTTCTCAACTATTGACGATAATGTAAATAACGTAGTGGATTATTGTCTGGAAAGCGAGTACGACGTCAAAATTCTGGACTCGAATTTTGTCAAATTGTTTCGACTGGCGCAGCTGGCCGTCGAGTATCTTTTGTACTGCAAACAATATTTGGATCACAGCGTCGTCATCTTGAAGGAAGAGTTAAGATCAAAACAGAACGAGAACTCTGAATTGAGAGACGAGCTTTGCGCGAAGGAAAAAAGCATCAAAGAATTGAGAGACAAACTCAAGGAACGAAGCAGAATCATTGAGACCAAACTCAGCGATTCACATGGCGAGGCTCATAAG TGCCCCGAGTGCCCAAAAACTTTTGTATCCGCCTTGTTCATGAATGCCCATCTGAGTCGTCGACACCCAAACGTCTCTCGAGTGAGTTTGAGCTCGCCGGCGCACGAGCAATACAGAGCGGAGACTGAAAAATTGCACAATGAGATCAAATCTCTGAAAGAGCGTCTCAATTTGACCGAACGAGTCATCAGAAACGAAACtgacaaatttttctcttccgACAACGTTGACTCGAGGGACAATCGAGAAACCAGGACAAACGACAAAAGTGATGCCCAAAATCATCGGGGTCGCGATGATTTGATTGAGGAACAACACCGACGTTATCAGGAAGAAATTGGCCATTTGAAAGCCACTATTTTCGACGAAATTCGG AATCTCAAATTCGCGGATAAATATCCACCCGAAAAATCTGACGATGATCCCAATCTCAAGGAGTTAGTTCGAGAACAACAAAACGAAATCAGTCGGTTGCGCCAACAACTTTCTACCAAA cAAAACACAGAAATTGAGAGAGCCGAAACGAGGCGCGAGAACCAAGAGGAAGTTTGGCAATCGAAAATGGAAAACTTGGAGTCTCGTTACCGCGCGGACATCGAAAAGCTATACGATAAACTGAAATCTACTCAGGAGTCAGCCGATCGAATGAGAATCGATTACATGACGAGGATAAGCGATTTGGAGAGGAGAGAAGCGAGCGTCGAGTCCGAGCTGGTTCAGGCTCGAAACGCCATGAACTTTAAtccgaaaatgaaaatttttgaggaGGACAAACCTGGAGGAACCGAATCTCTGAAGAGTCGTTCATTccgagagaaaaaagctcCGAAAAAGTTTTTGGAAGAAGATGAATCGAGCGATTCCGGGAGCGAAACATCGAGCTCGAAAATCGAATCGCCCAGGAATGAAAAACCCTCgagaaaagctgaagaaacAAAGTGCTCGAAAATCGAAACGCCGAGGAGTGAAAAGCCCTCGAGAAAAGATGAAGAAATCAAGTCCGCGAGAGTGAAACGTCGGGAAAGAGAAAGCAAGGAAACACGGCAAAACAGCAGAAAAGCTCCGCCAGATTTTCGCGAATCTCTAAAAAACGGCGATTCCAAAAAGCGATTTTCCGAGTCTCTAAATCGAAGAACTCCTCACCAAGTCCGTGAATATTCCGAGAAGAAAAATCAGCCCCAATCAGGCCTACAGGAGACTGAAATCACTCCGAAAAAACCTCGCCTCGTCGAGGAGAAGAAAAGCTCTGGAAAAAAGCTcgaaatcgatggaaattctGAATCAATCTCCGACGAGGACAGCGAATCGTGGCTCGAATCTGAAAGCTCTGAAAATTCCTCGGGAAGCGAATTCGAGGAGGAACCGattgatgaaaaacgaaaaactggCCGATCGGAAAATCGCTTGATCTCGATCGATCGACCGCTCGACGACAAACCATTTTCTTCTCTCGATTTACCAATACCCAGGGAAAGAGGACTCGAAATATTTCACTCGAAACTTCGTGAGCTCGGCATCGACCCCGAGTGGCGAGGCATTCCTGACGCGACCTTTAAACAAGTTTTCGAAATCGTTAGACACCATCGGAGCATAAATTCGAAG aaatatcgaaaattcgaggacataagaagaaaattgatgggCCAGTTGTCCCGAAATCTAGcagtgaaagaaaaagatttgaaaattcaagattCAATGGAACGATCGCAAATCGAGAGATTAGTGACGAACGTGAGGAGTAAAGTATCCAAGGCTttgaatattttggaaaaaaatgacg GTTCTTATTCAACGAACAAACTGGCTCGACGTGAGAAACCGGAAGTGCCGAAATTCCCGGTGGATCGTTCGCCATCGAGGAGGGCGTTGGAGACGAAAAAATTAGTCCAGCCTCGAGGTTCCTTGACGTCAGAAAATTCCTACGAAAATGAGCCAACGAGGGAAAGCAGGAATTCGAATTTAAGGAGGAGAACCGTCGGGAAGGATGCCGGAAACGAGCAAAAGCATTTGTCCCACTCGTACGAGAGCATCAAAGATTTTATTCGAGACACGAATCCTCATCAGCCGAAATCGATCTTCAACGTTTCCGGCACCCTGGTCGCTTCGACGCCTCAAAAAACCGAGGCgattctcatcggcgattctCCCCTCAACGCCAATGCCGCTGTACGCTCAAGCAAACACGAAACTGCTGGCTCCGGACTCTCGACCATCAATTCACCGAGAAATAACAACAAAAGCGTGCTCAAATCCAGCATCGGCGGGTCCATTGGAAATctggcgaaaaaaaaagttttgttcgATCTTCAGTCCTCGGACGTTGAGGAGCGAGCTCGGGATTCCCCTTCCATTCATTTGGCCGCTCGCGAGCCCGAAAATCTTGAACGCAATGAGAAAATCTCGAGTGAAAgcgactttgaaatttctag caTCCACGACGAGAGGGAACAGCACAGGAACGATTCCGGAGAGGCTGCTAAAGTTTTACTGCTCAAAACGTCACAGagtgaaaaaatagcacaaatTTCACAACAAATCGAGCAGCAG TTGAGCATTGCTCGTCGCAAACCAGCAGGAGCCATCGAGGCGATGTTCCTGGAGAAATTCAGTCTGGAATccgagaaaaaagattcgccATCGAAGCTCTACGAGAGCGTAAAAAGTCCGAGGAGCCtgagtttcgaaaattctgtgGGCTCGAAAAACGCACAAAGAAATCCGTCGGATCGGCAGAGCCGCGACTTCCGGTATCCAAGTACGCACAAACTTGAGGACGATACCAAAGATACGAATTTGGATTTGGACATTGACGAATTACTGCGGATGGAgt CAAAATGGGACACTCCAATGAATGGGACAGTCAGGCAGAGCGAGACTGTGGACTGCCCGGGTCTGGCTGAGCAAATGGGCAAATTGGAGCAAAGTTCTTGGGCAACGATCGAGTCCGGGACCGCATGGGACACTGGCATAAGTGAAAATTGCAGCCAGAGCAAAACAGTCGACTTTTGTGACCATAAATTTGGCACCCAATCGGTAATCA ttattggggaaaataaaaaattcgaaaaaaacggtGATCGGAGCTCCTGCAGAGTCGTCGGACTGCAGAATCGAAATGGCCAGCGACGACGAGTGTCTTTCGATCGAGG ctCCAACATCCTGCGAACTATGCGACGGAAAAATGAACCGGCCCTGTCGCCCGTCGACATAATCCTCAAAAGCTA cCAAGAGGACAGCGAGAGCGAAACTTCTTCGACTGGCTCACAGGACAttgaaaacgacaatttttggCCGACCGTCACCATCGAGTTGTCCGAGGACTACGATTCTTACAACCGACAACCCG TCGAAAATTATTTGTTCGAGTATCGTAATTTGGATaaggaagaagaggaaaaatattggaacAACAGAAAAAACGAGAGCACCACTCGCGAAACAATCGGAAATATAACGGAGGACAAGGTAACGCCCACGCTCGAAACTTCGAACAGCTCGTTTTGGAATAACAGCGAAACCCGAGACGACAACGAGCTCAATAACAACGAGGCTGCTGTCCAACACTCAATTGACGCTGACACTCTCAATCAGCTGGACGTTTACAAAAACgaggagaaaattttttacgaaaagcCAAAACTCAATATCCAG aGTGTGACGTATCTGTACGACAGCGTTCTCCCGACGTCGGTAAAGTGCATGAATTACGTGAACAGCATAGAAGTAGATTCGGAGCCATTGTTGGAGGATTTTGGGTGCTTGGAAGAGGAGAGTTCGACGGAGGAGGTTAAAATCGGTGAAAAAGAGAGTGCAGTCGAAACAGGATCGTTGAGGGAGGCGGTGGATTcgaagagtttgaaaaaatgtgtgaaaTCGCAAAGAAGCAACGAGACGATAGACTCggaagtgaaaaatgaggATTTGCCATTGGAATTGGAGGTCGACGTCGAAGTGGTCGAACTAACGAAAAGCGTAAAAGAGGTCATTCAGTTTCCGGAGATCGAGGAAATCGCGGAAACTGCAAAATCGAACGAAAGGACCGTCACACCGCTGTCGAACGAGCCCGAAACCGTCGATTCGTCATCGTCAGTCGATAAGGAAGAAACCAACGAGGCTTTGTTACCGACCATCGATCACGTCGACTTGATTAATTTGTACAACGAAGCTTTCTACTTCGAAGAACAATCTTCCTACGCCAAAATCGAAGAAATCGATCTGCTCTCGAGCATCGGCCGCGACATCGGCGTCGATCTCGAAAAATACGTCCAACCGATTCCAGACCTCGTCGCCATGGAAACCGTTCAACAAATCGCCCCGAGATCTCTGCCAACTATCATTAAAGAGCCGAACCTTCGAGCCGACACAAACAAACTACTCGATCATGAAATGCCCGATATTTCTAGCGCCGACAccaggaaaaaagaaaaaatggccaGGAACCAAGCTCGCAGGAGGCTCAACTCGCATTCCGCTCCCGGACAAACCCGACGACCTGACAAACGCCGCGCTGATCACATCGTCGACAATGGGCCAG gcGGTTTTGACGTTTACAACATTGAAACAGCGATGCCGAAAATCGATCTCGATGCCATCGAGTCCCATCTGAGAGCTGCGCGCGAAGAGGAACGTCGA CGACGAAATGACAGAGAAGAGATTAGAAGGCGTTTGGCGATGGGGCCGGACGCGGAAGACCTTAGAGcggaaagaggaagaaaaccGAGTCTTCAGTCACGTCTTCAGAGTG GGATGAATCTTCAAATCTGCTTCATGAACGAATCCCCCTCGGACACGGAATCACCAAGCTCAGAGAAAGACTCGTCTCCGAGTGCCTCAGATCTGTCCTCTCTGTCAAAAATAGAGCAGCAATCTCACAGATTTGCATCGAGGCCTCAACTTCTCAGTCTTCCGCCATTGAGAGTAGACACGGCGAATCCAACCTCATGTTCAGCATCGAGCTCTTCGTCGGTGGAGCCTCTTGACGAGGCTGATTTCTTTGCTCGCCAGGCTAGACTTCAGACCGAAGCAAGAATGGCGCTTGCGCAGGCCAAGGAAATGGCTCATATGCAAATGGAAGTGGAAAGACAGCGACTGAAACAGTCTCCCATAACGGAGATGGTCAGATCCAGCCTGGAAAAA gtcGGTGTACAATTGGGCGAAGATCGTCGCCGTCTTTCTCGCGTACTTTTGACCGAATTGAACGTCGCACAACTCCAAGTCGTCGCGAATGATCTTCACGCTCGTATCGCAATGCTGAACGAGGCTCTCGTCGAAGGCTTGCTTCGCAGGGACGATCTTCACATGGAGCAGGACTCCATGCTCGTCGACGTCGAGGATCTCACAAGATATCT AGGTGCGAAGCAAGAAAGTCTAAGGAAGTGTTCGAGCTGTTCGAGGGAGTCGCAGGAGcaaaagcagcagcagcagcagcatcaaGAGAAAACGATAATGGTGGGGCCGAGTTCGAAGAATCGTGGAATTCAAAGGACGTTGAGAGCCACGTCGTCGCTGACTCGTGAAAAGATGGTCAAATGTTTATCGAGCCGTCGAGCAGCATAA